In the Flavobacteriales bacterium genome, TACCACAACAGCCTGCTGCTCGACGACCAGAACACCACCACGGGCGTCACCTACGGCTTCTACCAGACCACGCTGGCCACCGGACTGGAGTACCGCAACAACATCGTGAAGATCAGCCGCACGGGCACGGGCACCAAGCGCTGCATGCACTTCGCCACGGCCACCTCCGTGTTCACCAGCGACAACAACGTGCTGGTGATGGCCTCCACCGGTGGCACCACGAACCAGGTGGGCTACCTGTCCACGGGCTACGCCACCCTGGCCAACTGGCAGGCCGCGGGCTATGATCCCAACTCCTCCAGCGCCGACCCGCTCTTCGTGAGCAACACCGACCTCACCCCGATGAACGTGGCGATCAACGACATCGGCGATCCCGGCATCGGCGCGCTGGTCCCGCTCGACTACAACGGAACGCCCCGACCGCTGGGTATCGCTCCCGATCCGGGGGCCATCGAGTTCGGCATGGGCACTGACGTACCCTCTGTCGCACCCACGCCATCGGAGTGGTCGGTCAACCCCAACCCCGCGACCGATCAGGCCACCCTGCGTTCGCGGGAAGGGCACACGGGCGAGTGGACCTTGATGGACCTGGGCGGAAGGGTCGTGCTGCGCGGCGCGGTCATCGGGGAGGTGGACATCCCGGTCGGGGGCCTATCCACCGGCACCTATGTGCTCGATGTGCGCGATGGGGCCACGTTCACGCGCATGCCGCTGGTGGTGGCCCATGCGATGGGTCAGCCGGGTACGCGCTGAGCCGGGCCACCACGGCGACGCGGGATGACCGATGGGTGATCCGGTGACGTTCACCTTGTTACGGCTCCACCAGCGCGAAGCGCACGGGGCGGGCACCGGTGCTCAGGGGGACCAGGGTGTAGGTCCCCGGACGCAGATGGGCCGTGCGGAGTTCGTTGCGGCCCGCGACGAGCTGTTCACGGGCGACCGTGCGGCCGGTGGCATCGACAACGAGCGCGTGCATGGCACCGGCGACCTCGACCGCCAGGCGCGCCCCATCGGCCACGATCACCAGCGGCCGCCCATCCGTCGCCGGCTGCGTGGTGCCCACGTTCAGCACACAGAACTGCACATTGGGCTGCGTCTCGATATGGCCGATCGGGTCAAGCACCTGTCCTTGCAGTCGGGGATCGTTCGGTCCGATCCACTCGGCCTGAAAGATGATCGTGTTGGACTGCAGCACGGTGCCCTGATCCACCGGGATGCCGTCCTGCATGGGCACCACATAGGACCAGGCCTGCGTGCTGTCCGGCTGCAACTGAACCATCCACCCTTGGCGGCCCGACGCGGCGAGGACATTGCCGTTGGGCAGCTTCTGCCCGCTTCCCTGACCCGGGGAGTACAGGTCGGGTGGGTTGGCGGTCATGTACCGCGTGTCTCGGTCCAGCGGACCGAAGGCCGTGCCTGGCACATAGGTGTAGTTGCCGTTGGCGTCCACCGGCGGGGTGAAGATGTCCACCGCGCTGAAATCGGGGCCCACACGATTGTTGAACACCATGATCTTGCCGACATCCGGGTCGTTGGGGTCCAGTCCAGGCCCCACCCAGGTGGCCGCATGGTTGAAGTAGAGGTCGCGGTCGGCCGGCCCCCCCTGGTCGTAGATGCCCGGGTTCCCCCAGCGATACAGCAGATCCCCTCCACGGCCCGAATTGCCCCCTGTATGGCCGGCGGCCTCCAGGGTGGTGGTGCTGTGATCGATCACCCAGACCTCATGAAGGAACGGCACACTGAGGAGGATCTGGTCCAGCGCAGGGTTGTAGTCCACGGAATTGATGTGCAGCCAGTCCGGGTTGATGTTCTGTGTGTACACGGCATTGATGTCGACGAGCTCGGGATGCTCGGCCACCACACCGTGGTTGGCCGCGTTCGGGTTGAAGTCCTGCACCAGATGATCCCACACGTGCCACTCCCACACCACGTGGGCGGAATCGGGGCCGATCGGCTCCAGCTCCACGATCTTCTCCGGCCAAAGGGTGGAGAACCCGTAGCCCACCGTATCGCGCCCCGCATCCCACGCCTCCTGCGCGGTCTTCAGTTCCCACACGATGGCGAGCATGTTCCCGTTGGGCATCAGCTCCACATCGTGGTGCATGCACTCTGTGGCCGAGCTGATGGTGTGGTCCCACAGCACGGTGTTGTCCCAGGCCTTCAATTGCAGGTGCTCACCATTGCCCCCCGCCGTGAAGAACGGATTGCCGCCCGCCTCATCCACATAGGTCCGCAGCAAGGTGCCGTTGGCGCCCAAGCGGACGGAGTTGCCGGGCACCGACACGGTATCCGGCCAACTGTGCACCAACTGGCCACAGGCGTTCACCAGGAACACCGTCCCCTGCTGGTCGGGGAAGAACAGGAAATAGCCGTCGACCATGTCGGGATCGTAGTGGATGAGGCCCACCGTGTTCTGACCGGCGAGACGATCCGTCACGAGAAGACAAGACAACGCGATGAGGCAGTGGTGCGGAAAGGATCCGATGGTACACATGATGCTGGAGCTTCGGCGGTCCAAAGTACCGCAGGTGCTCCGAACACCCGAAGCCCGAACGCGTTCAGGAGCGGGAACTCGGACCGGCTTTCGGCCTCGATCCCCGTGGCGCTCACATCACATCGTTCGGCATCGCACCGTACGATGCACCGGAAGGGGCGACCGGGTGATCGCGGTGCTCGTGGATCTCCCGTTCGTCGCGCGTTCAGCGCACGGCGTGCACCTTGCCATCCACGTACTCCTCGGTGCGCACCGTGCTGCCATCCGGTCCGTGATAGGTCCAGGTGCCGATGCGCTGCGTGTCCATGCGCTGGGGGTTGTAGCGGGCGCGCCCCTCGCACCGCACGAGGCCTCCGGGGTGATACTCGCGCTGCAGGAATTCCACCTTCCGTTTGTCCACCAGTTCGAGCGTGCTGATGGGCGAGCCGTCCGAGGCGAACAGGTCCATGCGCTCGTAGTAGGCCCCGCTCTTGTGCTTCTCCTCGGCGTACCGGAGCTGGCCGTTGCGGTAGTGCTCCTCATACTGCAGCGCCACGCCGTCCACGAAGCGGGTCTCCGTGGCGGGCTGCCCGTTGGCGTGGAAGGTGCGCAGCACGGCGCGAAGGGCGTCCACGCTGCGGAACTCGCGCTCCAGCGTACCGTCCGGATGGTGGTTCTTGTACAGGGTGAGCCTGCCGTCCACATAGTACCCTTTATGCTTCAGGGCCCCGCCCGGATGCTGATCCTCCACCCAGCCGATGCAGGGGTGTCCGTTGCACAGGCGCACCGAGTCACCACCGGTGATGGGATTGAAGACCTCGTACGCGTCGATCACGGCGGCAGGGTCCTCGAGGAGGGCGGGATCCATGGGGAACGCATCGGCGGCCATCAGGGCCAGGTCGTCCTGCGCCTTGATGGACATGGAAAGAAGGGGAAGGATGATGAAGAGGAAGGTGGTCCGGAGCTGCATGGCCCTGCTACGCACAGGGTGCGGCCGCGGTTGCGGATCGCCGATCCTCCTAACTTGGGCTCCCTACCCAACCCCCACCGACCATGATGATCCGTACCCTGTCACTCGTCTGCCTGTTCATCGGCCTGCAGGGCCCGCTGTTCGCCCAGGACCCCGTGCTCCCATCACGCACGCCTGCGGACTATGCCGAGGCGGACCTCGCCCGCCTGGCGACCATGTTCCAGATGCGACCCGAACAGATCGAGGACTGCCGGCGCATTCTGGTGGCGCACGAGACGGCGCTGTTCGAGCAGCGCGAGGCCCTGCGCCGGGAGATCGCCCAGCTGGACCAGCAGTATGCCCGGACCCTCCAAGATGCCGCCCGGGCCATGGATGAGGACCAGGCGAGCCGGTTCAAGCGGGCCGTGAAGGCCGGTGAGCTCCCCATCACCTGGGAGGTGGCCACGCCCGGAAGCACCCGGATGGCCACCAAGGAGCCGAGCAAGCCGGCAGGCAAGGAGAAGCCCACCAAGCCGGCCTCCTCCACCACCTTGTCGCGTTGACCCCGCCGTTGCCGGTCCCGCAGGAGGCAGCTCCCGGGAGCACATCGGCGCGGCCGTTGTCCCGCGTGGCGCGGGCTACGCAGACCACGTAATGGGTTGCCTCCTGTTGAAAACTATTTTTCCCTTGCGTTGCATTGACGATCGGAATAGTATTGACGACCCACAACCCCAACCGTTCAACCCTCAACCACCCAAACCGCGCTTGACGAAGGGTTCGCCGGGCGGAACGATCAGCCCTCACGGACCTCACTGAACGACATCACCACCCACCCGACCGGCATCGGGGCCCACCGGCCCCGCCGCCTGACGACCCAAGGATCTTCATTAACCAAAACCCCCGACATGAATTGTAGCACTTCTCCTCGACCCCCACGGCGAACGCCGTGGTGGCACCCGGCCTCATTGGCCGTGGGGCTCATCGCGCTGTTCGGCGCACAAGAGGCCCGCGCCACCACGTGCGCAGGTGCCACTGTGCTGGCCTACCAGAACTACCCCGCCTTCTCCATCGCGTGCGGTGCCACGAACGACATCACCGGCGCCAACACGGTGGCCTGCGGCAGTGCGAGCTACCGCGGCGGCAACGAAGCTGTGTACACCTTCACGTCCCTGGGCTCCGGCTCGGCTTCCTTCGCCTATACCGGCGTGACGTGGGTGGGCATGTTCCTGTACAACGGCTGCCCCACCTCCGGTGGCACCTGCGTGGCGAGCATCACCAGTTCAGCGGCCTCCAAGACCCTGAACGCCACGATCGCCAACGGCGTCACCTACTTCCTGGTGATCGACACGTGGCCTTCGCCCGCCAGCCCTTGCCCGGGCACGGTGGCCATCACCCTGCCGCCGGCGGCATCGCCCTGCACGGGCACCCCGACGCCCGGCAACACCACGGGCCCGGCCGCGGCCTGCAGCGGAGCGAACTTCACGCTCGGCCTGCAGAACGCCACGATCGGCACCGGCGTGTCCTACCAGTGGCAGTTCGACAACGGTGGCGGCTGGACGAACTTCGGCACGGACGCGCCCACCCAGAGCACGAGCCTGACGGTGTCCACGAGCTACCGTTGCGAAGTGACCTGCGCGGGCAACGGCACGGGCACCAGCACCCCGATCACGGTGAACCTGAACACGAGCCCGTGCGCGTGCGGGGCCTACACGATCACTGGCATCCCCAGCGACGCAGCGGACACGGAGATCGCCAGCGTGACGGTGGGGTCGATGACCAACAGCCTGAGCACCTGCGCCGCCGCGGCCCCCGGCCCCGGATCGATCGCCGGCCGGTACAGCAACTTCACCACCACGGTCACCGGTCATACCGCGGACCAGGGGGCGAGCGTCCCGTTCACCTTGGTGCAGACCGCCTGCGGGGTGAGCAACTACAATAACATCTTCCAAATCTACGTGGACTGGAACCAGAACAATGCGTTCGAAGTGAGCGAGCGCATGTACGAGGGCGGTGTGGGCACCAACCAGCCACCCGGCCTCTCGGGCTCATTCATCGTGCCGCTGACCGCTGCGGCGGGCAGTACCCGGATGCGGGTGGTCTGCATCGAGGGCGGCACACTCGGCACGGACTATGCCAACCTTGGATGGACCTGGGGTGAGACCGAGGACTACTGCTTCACGGTGAACGTACCTCCGCCGTGCGTGGGCACGCCCGTTCCCGGTAATACCTTGAGCACCCTGGCCTCGGTATGCCCCTCCCAGAACTTCACCCTCAGCCTGCAGAACGCCACGCCGGGCACCGGGGTCACCTACACCTGGGAGAGCTCGCCTGACAACATCAACTGGGGACCTGCCGGCGGCCCGAACGCCCCGAACTGGACCCTGACGCAAGCCAGCGACACCTACTATCGTTGCCTGGTGGATTGCTCGGGCAACGGCAGTGCCACCAGCACGGAAGTGCTGGTCACGATGGGCAGCGCCTGCCAATGCGCGGCGTACTGCGCCACCAGCAACTTCGGCGACGGGGCCTGCATCACCTCCGTGGACCTGAACACCTTGTCCAGCACCACGGCGGCCTGCGTGCCCTCGCCGGGCTATACGCTCAAGACGGAGACCACCACGTTGACCAAGGGGATCACCTACCCCCTGACGGTGACGGCGAACTCCCTCGTGTACGGTGGCGCCATCATGTCGGTGTGGTTCGATTGGAACAACGACGCCACCTTCGCCACGGACGAATGGGCACAGGTGTTCACCACCGGCACCACCGGCACGGTGAACATCGATGTGCCGCTGACGGCCTTCGAGGGCACCATCCGCATGCGGGTGCGCAGCCGCGGTCAGGGCAACGTGAACGGTGCGGGCGACGCCTGCACCACCATGGGCAGTGGCACCACGGAGGACTTCTGCATCACCGTGGTCCCCGCACCCTTGTGCTCGGGCACTCCTGCCCCGGGCAACACCACCGGTCCGGCCTCGGTGTGCCCCAACGCGAACTTCGTGGTGGGCGTGCAGAACCCCCCTGCCTTTGCCGGCATCACCTACCAGTGGTACGCCAGCACCGACGGTGTGAACTACTCGCCGGTGGGTGGCAACGCGCCCACGTACAACA is a window encoding:
- a CDS encoding aryl-sulfate sulfotransferase, with amino-acid sequence MTDRLAGQNTVGLIHYDPDMVDGYFLFFPDQQGTVFLVNACGQLVHSWPDTVSVPGNSVRLGANGTLLRTYVDEAGGNPFFTAGGNGEHLQLKAWDNTVLWDHTISSATECMHHDVELMPNGNMLAIVWELKTAQEAWDAGRDTVGYGFSTLWPEKIVELEPIGPDSAHVVWEWHVWDHLVQDFNPNAANHGVVAEHPELVDINAVYTQNINPDWLHINSVDYNPALDQILLSVPFLHEVWVIDHSTTTLEAAGHTGGNSGRGGDLLYRWGNPGIYDQGGPADRDLYFNHAATWVGPGLDPNDPDVGKIMVFNNRVGPDFSAVDIFTPPVDANGNYTYVPGTAFGPLDRDTRYMTANPPDLYSPGQGSGQKLPNGNVLAASGRQGWMVQLQPDSTQAWSYVVPMQDGIPVDQGTVLQSNTIIFQAEWIGPNDPRLQGQVLDPIGHIETQPNVQFCVLNVGTTQPATDGRPLVIVADGARLAVEVAGAMHALVVDATGRTVAREQLVAGRNELRTAHLRPGTYTLVPLSTGARPVRFALVEP